In the genome of Populus trichocarpa isolate Nisqually-1 chromosome 6, P.trichocarpa_v4.1, whole genome shotgun sequence, one region contains:
- the LOC7479510 gene encoding 60S ribosomal protein L21-1, whose amino-acid sequence MPAGHGLRSRTRDLFARPFRKKGYIPLTTYLRTYKIGDNVDIKVNGAVHKGMPHKFYHGRTGRVWNVTKRAIGVEINKQVGNRIIRKRIHVRVEHLLPSRCTEEFRLRKKKNDQLKAEAKARGEVISTKRQPQGPKPGFMVEGATLETVTPIPYDVVNDLKGGY is encoded by the exons ATGCCGGCTGGTCACGGTCTCCGGTCTCGCACAAGAGATCTCTTTGCTCGTCCCTTCAGAAAGAAGGGTTACATTCCATTGACAACCTACCTCAGAACCTACAAGATTGGAGACAATGTAGACATCAAGGTTAACGGCGCTGTCCACAAGGGTATGCCTCACAAGTTCTACCATGGACGTACTGGACGTGTCTGGAATGTCACCAAACGCGCCATCGGCGTCGAGATCAACAAGCAG GTGGGTAACAGAATCATTAGGAAGAGGATCCATGTTAGAGTGGAGCATTTGCTGCCTTCAAGGTGCACTGAGGAATTTCGTctcaggaagaagaagaatgatcaACTGAAGGCAGAGGCTAAGGCCAGAGGTGAGGTTATCAGCACAAAGAGGCAGCCACAGGGTCCTAAACCTGGTTTCATGGTGGAAGGTGCGACATTGGAAACTGTTACACCCATTCCATATGATGTTGTTAATGATCTTAAGGGCGGTTACTAG